Proteins encoded within one genomic window of Dyadobacter chenhuakuii:
- the eboE gene encoding metabolite traffic protein EboE, with translation MITPYGHLTYCSNIHPGEKWADHFKSLQDNIPYIREQLAPGQPFGLGLRVANEASVELSKPEVLQEFKNWLNEQDVYVFVINGFPYGGFHNTVVKDNVHTPDWTTTDRLNYTIRLFNILSELLPEGMHGGVSTPPLSYRLWWTTMEENINATEQATDHILQLLDELIKIEKTTGKLLHLDIEPEPDGILDNAVDFVKWYRDVLLPRGTAYLSNKYNATSEEGRDIILKHIQLCYDICHAAVGYENPEEILASLDEVGIQVGRIQVSSALKVNFSNEKEIKLKAIETFDEPVYLHQVVALNEDETKTHYPDLKEALTDWNDKQKEWRVHFHVPLFIHSYGVLESTQGDIIKTLAIHRKKPFSAFLEVETYTWGVLPEDMQKPIGDSIVREIEWVKKILSYE, from the coding sequence ATGATCACGCCTTACGGACATTTAACTTATTGCAGCAACATTCATCCCGGTGAAAAATGGGCTGACCATTTCAAATCGCTGCAAGACAACATTCCATACATCAGGGAGCAACTGGCACCCGGACAGCCGTTTGGCCTTGGCCTTCGCGTTGCGAATGAAGCGTCTGTGGAACTGAGCAAGCCGGAGGTTTTACAGGAATTCAAAAACTGGCTTAATGAACAGGATGTGTATGTTTTTGTGATCAACGGCTTTCCATATGGTGGCTTCCACAACACGGTGGTCAAGGACAATGTGCATACACCCGACTGGACAACGACCGATCGGTTAAACTATACAATCCGCCTTTTTAATATTCTATCTGAACTGCTTCCGGAAGGAATGCATGGAGGCGTTTCTACGCCGCCGCTGTCTTATCGCTTGTGGTGGACAACGATGGAGGAAAATATCAATGCTACCGAGCAGGCAACCGATCACATTCTGCAATTGCTGGACGAGCTGATCAAAATTGAGAAAACAACCGGCAAGCTGCTGCATCTTGACATTGAACCCGAACCCGATGGCATTCTTGACAATGCCGTTGATTTTGTAAAATGGTATCGAGATGTGCTTTTGCCAAGAGGAACTGCTTATCTATCAAATAAATACAATGCAACTTCCGAGGAAGGCAGGGACATTATTTTAAAGCACATTCAGCTTTGCTACGACATTTGTCATGCAGCGGTGGGTTATGAAAATCCCGAAGAAATCCTGGCTTCGCTGGATGAGGTCGGAATTCAGGTGGGCAGGATCCAGGTGAGTTCAGCGTTGAAGGTTAATTTTTCAAATGAAAAAGAGATCAAGCTCAAAGCGATTGAAACATTCGACGAGCCCGTTTACCTGCATCAGGTTGTGGCTTTGAATGAGGACGAAACGAAAACCCATTATCCGGACCTGAAAGAAGCACTAACGGACTGGAATGATAAGCAGAAAGAATGGCGCGTCCATTTCCACGTTCCTCTTTTTATCCATTCCTATGGCGTGCTGGAATCGACACAGGGCGATATCATTAAAACACTTGCTATTCACCGGAAAAAGCCTTTTTCGGCATTTTTGGAAGTCGAGACTTACACCTGGGGCGTTTTGCCCGAAGATATGCAGAAACCCATTGGCGATTCAATCGTTCGTGAAATTGAATGGGTGAAGAAAATACTTAGTTATGAATAA
- the galE gene encoding UDP-glucose 4-epimerase GalE: protein MKILVTGGAGFIGSHTVVELDKAGFEPVIVDNLYNSNLGVLEGIKKITGKDFPFYEIDCNDSEKIKALFEKEKFDGIIHFAAYKAVGESVEKPLNYYENNLISLLVLLRAAQEFKVPNFVFSSSCTVYGQPDAIPVTENTPRKPANSPYGNTKAIGEDIIRDYVYAKSGVKAISLRYFNPIGAHESSLIGELPNGVPSNLVPFITQTAAGLRKSLTVFGNDYDTADGTCIRDFIHVVDLAKAHVKALELLDEQQETDYYDVFNVGTGEGYTVLDLINTFEEVNGVKLNYTIGPRREGDVEKIYAQSDKVNNVMKWHAEKTMADALKDAWNWQLKITAQQ, encoded by the coding sequence ATGAAAATTCTTGTTACGGGAGGAGCCGGCTTTATTGGTTCTCACACTGTTGTTGAACTAGATAAAGCAGGATTTGAGCCAGTCATCGTCGACAATCTCTACAATTCAAATCTCGGCGTTCTGGAAGGGATAAAAAAAATTACCGGCAAGGATTTTCCATTTTACGAAATCGATTGCAATGATTCTGAAAAGATCAAGGCGCTGTTTGAAAAAGAGAAATTTGACGGCATCATTCACTTTGCTGCTTATAAGGCCGTGGGTGAGTCTGTTGAAAAGCCGCTTAATTATTACGAAAATAACCTGATTTCCCTGCTTGTTCTATTGCGTGCGGCTCAGGAATTTAAAGTGCCCAATTTCGTATTTTCCTCATCGTGTACAGTTTACGGTCAGCCAGATGCGATCCCGGTAACCGAAAACACGCCCCGCAAACCTGCCAATTCACCTTACGGTAACACCAAAGCGATCGGAGAAGACATTATCCGCGATTATGTGTATGCCAAATCCGGTGTAAAAGCAATCTCACTTCGTTATTTCAATCCCATCGGCGCGCATGAATCATCCCTGATCGGCGAGCTTCCGAATGGTGTTCCTAGCAATCTGGTGCCGTTTATTACGCAAACTGCAGCCGGACTTCGCAAGTCACTTACCGTTTTTGGAAATGATTACGACACGGCGGACGGAACTTGCATCCGTGATTTTATACATGTTGTAGATCTTGCAAAAGCGCACGTGAAAGCACTTGAACTTTTGGATGAACAACAAGAAACAGACTACTATGATGTCTTCAATGTTGGAACAGGAGAAGGTTACACGGTTCTTGATCTGATCAACACATTTGAAGAAGTGAATGGTGTGAAACTAAATTATACCATCGGGCCACGCCGCGAAGGAGATGTTGAAAAAATCTACGCGCAGTCTGATAAAGTGAATAATGTAATGAAATGGCATGCCGAAAAAACCATGGCGGATGCTTTGAAAGACGCATGGAATTGGCAACTAAAAATAACAGCTCAACAATGA
- a CDS encoding WD40 repeat domain-containing protein — protein MNIRKVDTFSGHRDSVYTIISDNTSHGFYSAGGDGFVIQWDLNKPDLGNLVARVGVSVYALGLEKENNALWIGQNYEGIQVLDIAQNKIERTSKITTAPIFDIQFFDNKALIALGDGVIVVMDIASFAVQKHIKVSGKNIRTIAINHETREFAVGDSDFNVNIFDLDGFVLKKTIQSHSNSVFSVKYSPDGKYLFTTGRDAHIKIWDVNDAYGMVLDIPAHLYAVNDISFSPDRTLFASCSMDKSVKVWDAVTFKLKKIIDRARHAGHGTSVNKLLWTSYENQLISCSDDRMISVWEVAE, from the coding sequence ATGAACATTCGCAAAGTAGATACTTTTTCCGGTCATAGAGACAGTGTTTATACAATTATTTCTGACAACACTTCTCATGGCTTTTACTCTGCTGGCGGCGATGGTTTTGTAATTCAATGGGATCTTAATAAACCCGATCTGGGAAATCTCGTCGCCCGTGTGGGTGTTTCGGTATATGCATTAGGTCTTGAAAAAGAAAATAATGCACTTTGGATCGGGCAAAATTACGAAGGCATCCAGGTGCTCGACATTGCTCAAAACAAGATTGAAAGAACCTCAAAGATCACCACAGCGCCTATTTTTGACATTCAGTTTTTTGACAACAAGGCATTGATTGCATTGGGCGACGGTGTAATTGTGGTCATGGACATTGCTTCTTTTGCGGTTCAGAAGCACATTAAAGTCTCCGGCAAGAACATCCGAACCATTGCAATCAACCATGAAACACGTGAATTTGCGGTCGGTGACAGCGATTTTAATGTCAATATCTTCGATTTGGACGGTTTTGTGTTAAAAAAGACGATCCAATCGCATAGTAACTCAGTATTTTCCGTTAAGTATTCACCGGACGGCAAATATCTCTTTACAACGGGCCGGGACGCACACATCAAAATATGGGACGTAAATGACGCCTATGGGATGGTTTTAGACATTCCGGCACATTTATATGCGGTCAACGACATTAGTTTCAGCCCCGACCGCACATTATTCGCCTCCTGCAGCATGGACAAATCGGTAAAGGTTTGGGATGCTGTTACTTTTAAACTCAAAAAGATCATTGACCGTGCCAGGCATGCGGGGCATGGAACTTCGGTTAACAAACTGCTCTGGACGAGCTATGAAAACCAGTTGATTTCATGCAGCGACGACCGGATGATTTCGGTTTGGGAAGTGGCTGAATAG
- the folB gene encoding dihydroneopterin aldolase, whose amino-acid sequence MGTISLEGLEFFAYHGYYPEEQRIGNKYALDIIITADFIKAAQEDKLSETVNYETIYQIASKVMKEPAKLLEHIGFTVIEKIREHYPVVANITVRVSKFNPPVGGVCTRAMITMEG is encoded by the coding sequence TTGGGAACAATAAGCCTTGAAGGTCTGGAGTTCTTTGCATACCACGGCTATTATCCTGAGGAGCAACGAATTGGAAATAAATATGCATTAGACATCATCATCACAGCCGACTTCATCAAGGCTGCACAAGAGGATAAGCTAAGCGAAACAGTCAACTACGAAACGATCTACCAAATCGCTTCCAAAGTAATGAAAGAACCAGCCAAGCTGCTGGAACACATCGGTTTTACAGTTATTGAAAAAATAAGGGAACATTACCCGGTTGTAGCCAACATAACAGTCCGGGTCTCCAAGTTCAATCCACCAGTAGGAGGCGTTTGTACCAGAGCGATGATTACTATGGAAGGGTAG
- a CDS encoding saccharopine dehydrogenase family protein — MSKVLIIGAGGVGSVVAHKCALNSNVFTEIMLASRTKSKCDKIAAEIQEMHGVTIQTAQVDADIVAETVLLIKRFQPKLLINVALPYQDLTIMEACLATGVHYLDTANYEPKDVAKFEYSWQWAYQERFKEAGLMAVLGCGFDPGVTQVFTAYANKHHFDEMHYLDIIDCNAGDHGKAFATNFNPEINIREITQPGRYWENGEWIEIPAMSIHKPIEYPGIGPKESYVLYHEELESLVKNFPTLKRARFWMTFGQAYITHLNVLENVGMTSIKPIKFNGMDIVPLEFLKAVLPAPDSLGENYSGQTSIGCQIKGIEGGEEKTYYVWNNCDHAECYREVRAQAVSYTTGVPAMIGAMLMLTNEEWMKPGVYNVEELNPDPFMDLLNQHGLTWNERINVPLPHEY, encoded by the coding sequence ATGTCTAAGGTTCTGATCATTGGTGCAGGTGGGGTTGGAAGTGTTGTAGCCCATAAATGTGCGCTGAACAGCAATGTTTTTACGGAAATTATGCTGGCCAGCCGTACCAAATCGAAGTGCGATAAAATCGCTGCTGAAATTCAGGAAATGCACGGTGTCACCATTCAAACGGCACAAGTTGATGCAGATATCGTTGCAGAAACAGTGCTTCTGATCAAACGTTTTCAACCAAAGTTACTGATCAATGTTGCCTTGCCTTATCAGGATCTGACGATTATGGAGGCATGTCTGGCAACGGGTGTACATTATCTGGACACAGCCAATTATGAGCCAAAAGATGTTGCCAAGTTTGAATACAGCTGGCAATGGGCTTATCAGGAAAGATTTAAAGAGGCAGGTTTAATGGCCGTTTTGGGCTGCGGCTTCGATCCGGGCGTAACGCAGGTTTTCACTGCATATGCCAATAAACATCATTTTGATGAAATGCATTACCTGGACATCATCGACTGTAATGCAGGCGATCACGGGAAAGCATTTGCAACGAACTTCAATCCGGAGATCAACATCCGTGAGATTACCCAGCCAGGTCGTTACTGGGAAAATGGCGAGTGGATTGAAATTCCTGCGATGTCCATTCACAAGCCTATCGAATATCCCGGAATCGGACCGAAAGAGAGCTATGTGCTTTACCACGAAGAACTGGAATCCCTTGTAAAAAACTTCCCGACATTGAAGCGCGCGCGTTTCTGGATGACATTCGGCCAGGCTTATATCACGCATTTAAATGTGCTTGAAAATGTGGGTATGACAAGCATTAAGCCCATCAAATTCAATGGCATGGACATTGTCCCGCTTGAATTCCTGAAAGCCGTGCTTCCGGCACCGGATTCGTTGGGAGAAAATTATTCAGGCCAAACATCCATCGGTTGCCAGATCAAAGGCATCGAAGGTGGTGAAGAAAAAACCTATTACGTCTGGAACAACTGCGACCACGCCGAATGCTATCGCGAAGTCCGCGCACAAGCAGTAAGTTACACCACCGGCGTCCCAGCCATGATCGGCGCAATGCTGATGCTCACTAATGAAGAATGGATGAAGCCAGGCGTTTACAATGTAGAAGAGCTTAACCCGGATCCATTTATGGACTTGCTAAACCAGCATGGGTTGACTTGGAATGAGCGGATCAATGTGCCGCTGCCGCATGAGTATTAA
- a CDS encoding DivIVA domain-containing protein: MKISAIDIRKHTFEKIFRGYDPDEVDAFLNSLSQEWERFSSENSLLKMQLEYAEKELSKLKDIESTLFRTLKAAEDTSKLIEKEANENAEKRIEESRTTANDLVSEAENRTNLIIRETEDRLKRFKEDFAAEVKLQERDFRAIENFRDNLIVQLSSLANNTIETVERFEQKYDKQSVLNKMEEIKQHISEIEIPKKASFLTEPRVVPQLEEVSKTEAEVVLQDDEPEVLFEVVDAEDEVVVDEEEEFVPQIAYEDEEPEMLNEVVEVEPEAFSEPEPVEEEIAYSLKEEPRTAAEDSAAALAELQRTAREREAELNRETERVRENERVRENTPVNRPRVPENQPKKTGGSFFDQI, translated from the coding sequence ATGAAAATATCCGCTATAGACATACGCAAGCACACTTTTGAAAAGATTTTCAGAGGTTATGACCCGGACGAAGTAGATGCTTTTCTTAATTCGTTGTCCCAGGAATGGGAGCGTTTTTCAAGCGAAAATAGTCTTTTGAAAATGCAGCTTGAATATGCTGAGAAAGAGCTTAGCAAGCTAAAAGACATTGAATCTACGCTGTTCAGAACATTAAAAGCGGCAGAAGACACCAGCAAGCTAATTGAAAAAGAAGCCAATGAAAATGCTGAAAAACGAATTGAAGAATCCCGGACAACTGCCAATGATCTGGTAAGTGAAGCCGAAAACAGGACGAACCTGATCATCCGTGAAACGGAGGACAGGCTGAAACGTTTCAAAGAAGATTTCGCTGCCGAGGTGAAGTTGCAGGAACGTGATTTCCGTGCAATTGAGAATTTCAGGGATAACCTGATTGTGCAGCTTTCTTCACTGGCCAACAACACCATTGAAACGGTGGAAAGGTTTGAGCAGAAATATGATAAGCAGTCCGTTTTGAATAAAATGGAAGAGATCAAGCAGCACATTTCTGAGATTGAAATTCCTAAGAAAGCTTCGTTCCTGACTGAACCAAGAGTTGTTCCACAATTGGAAGAAGTGTCAAAAACGGAGGCGGAAGTGGTTTTGCAGGATGACGAACCTGAGGTGTTATTTGAAGTTGTTGATGCGGAGGATGAAGTAGTGGTGGATGAGGAAGAAGAATTTGTTCCGCAAATAGCCTATGAAGACGAGGAACCGGAAATGTTGAATGAAGTCGTTGAAGTAGAGCCGGAAGCTTTCTCGGAACCGGAGCCGGTTGAAGAAGAAATTGCATACAGCTTAAAAGAAGAGCCAAGAACCGCAGCTGAGGATTCGGCAGCAGCATTAGCTGAGCTGCAACGCACAGCCCGCGAGCGCGAAGCGGAGCTAAACAGAGAAACGGAAAGAGTAAGGGAAAACGAGCGGGTTAGAGAAAACACGCCGGTTAATCGTCCACGCGTTCCTGAAAACCAGCCGAAGAAAACCGGAGGTTCATTTTTTGATCAAATCTAG
- a CDS encoding alkaline phosphatase family protein, which yields MNKTVVIDIVGLSANLIGEHTPFLAKYLKNRHLTPIKPVLPAVTTTSQSTYITGKWPAENGIVGNGWYDREDSEIKFWKQSNKLVKGEKIWDAAKKLDPNFTCAKMFWWYNMYSTADFSVTPRPQYHADGVKAPDCYAYPPELRDELQKDLGQFPLFNFWGPNANIKSTKWIADSSMWVEKKHNPTLTLIYLPHLDYCLQKFGPDFSKISNELKEIDDVVAELIQFYEARNAKIILLSEYGINPVSNPIHINRILRNEGLISVRTERWYELLDAGISKAFATADHQIAHVYLNDESVKDQVINALKKVPGIDLILDREAQKAYHIDHERAGDLVIMAKPDSWFTYYYWLDDAKAPDYAHLVDIHRKPGYDPVEMFMDPKNPLIKLRAGYKLARKLMGFRYLMDVIPLDATLVKGSHGSIHVPKEFYPILVTDSAPGKPEIEAVDVYDVIWKHLT from the coding sequence ATGAATAAAACAGTCGTTATTGACATCGTAGGTTTAAGTGCAAACCTGATCGGTGAACATACTCCGTTCCTTGCCAAATATTTAAAGAACAGGCATTTAACTCCGATTAAACCAGTTCTTCCTGCCGTCACGACCACATCTCAAAGCACTTACATTACCGGCAAATGGCCCGCTGAAAACGGGATTGTCGGGAATGGCTGGTATGACCGTGAGGATTCAGAAATTAAGTTCTGGAAACAGTCCAACAAGCTTGTAAAAGGGGAAAAGATCTGGGATGCGGCCAAAAAGCTGGATCCGAATTTCACTTGCGCGAAGATGTTTTGGTGGTATAATATGTACTCAACCGCCGATTTTTCGGTAACACCGCGCCCGCAGTATCACGCAGATGGCGTGAAAGCGCCCGATTGTTACGCCTATCCGCCCGAACTGCGGGATGAGCTGCAAAAAGATCTGGGGCAATTTCCGCTCTTTAATTTCTGGGGGCCTAATGCCAACATTAAGTCTACAAAATGGATCGCAGACTCGTCGATGTGGGTTGAAAAGAAGCATAATCCAACATTAACGCTGATTTACCTGCCGCACCTGGATTATTGTTTACAGAAATTCGGGCCTGACTTTTCCAAAATCAGCAATGAGCTGAAAGAGATCGACGACGTGGTTGCGGAGCTGATCCAGTTTTACGAGGCGCGCAATGCCAAGATCATTTTACTTTCAGAATATGGCATCAATCCGGTGAGCAACCCGATCCATATCAACCGGATTTTAAGAAATGAAGGCTTGATTTCAGTTCGGACAGAACGTTGGTATGAACTGCTGGACGCGGGAATTTCGAAAGCATTTGCCACTGCGGATCACCAGATTGCACATGTATATTTGAATGATGAATCTGTGAAAGATCAGGTTATCAATGCATTGAAGAAAGTCCCGGGCATTGACCTGATTTTAGATAGAGAAGCACAAAAAGCATATCACATTGACCACGAACGCGCCGGCGACCTGGTTATTATGGCTAAGCCCGACAGTTGGTTTACCTATTATTACTGGCTCGACGACGCCAAGGCGCCGGATTACGCGCATTTGGTAGATATTCACCGGAAGCCTGGCTACGATCCTGTAGAAATGTTTATGGACCCAAAAAATCCGCTGATTAAGCTACGTGCCGGATATAAGTTAGCACGTAAATTGATGGGTTTCAGATATTTAATGGACGTTATCCCACTTGACGCAACATTGGTAAAGGGCTCGCACGGAAGCATTCATGTTCCCAAAGAATTTTATCCGATCCTGGTTACAGATTCTGCTCCCGGAAAACCCGAGATCGAAGCAGTAGACGTTTATGATGTGATCTGGAAGCATCTGACTTAA
- a CDS encoding 4'-phosphopantetheinyl transferase family protein, with translation MPLVHSEMIEESSTLLLWKLTETETELKETLGYAYNADELSAITHPQKLREWLASRLLIKIIAEQFDINYIGTYKDEHGKAFLIDNDSHISITHTNDFVAVAINPPAAVGIDMEKMDAKLQRTSKKYLSQPEFEHAGDEIALLCMYWCAKEALYKLYGKKKVSFKDSIYIEPFDKDALLLKGRLTDLGRDIEANITVRWFDQHCLAIAL, from the coding sequence ATGCCGCTCGTTCATTCCGAAATGATCGAAGAGTCCAGTACGCTGCTGCTTTGGAAGCTTACCGAAACTGAAACGGAGCTCAAAGAAACGCTGGGTTATGCCTATAATGCGGATGAACTCTCAGCAATCACGCATCCGCAAAAATTGCGTGAGTGGCTGGCCAGCAGGCTGCTGATCAAGATTATTGCTGAACAATTTGACATTAATTACATCGGGACTTACAAGGATGAGCACGGCAAGGCGTTCCTGATTGATAACGATTCGCACATTTCCATCACCCATACCAACGATTTTGTTGCCGTTGCCATTAATCCGCCTGCGGCTGTGGGCATTGATATGGAGAAAATGGACGCGAAACTACAGCGCACTTCCAAAAAATATCTATCTCAACCGGAATTTGAGCATGCCGGCGATGAAATTGCACTCCTATGCATGTATTGGTGTGCAAAAGAGGCGCTTTATAAGTTATATGGCAAGAAAAAGGTCAGTTTCAAAGATTCCATATATATAGAACCTTTTGACAAAGACGCACTACTGTTAAAGGGCAGGCTGACAGATCTGGGCAGGGATATCGAGGCCAATATAACCGTCAGGTGGTTTGATCAACATTGCCTGGCCATTGCATTATAG
- a CDS encoding PQQ-dependent sugar dehydrogenase, protein MSLYSFPIFFLLLLGVATTSCSKDKDITEDPGTIGNADTTLKTKDTFPALKFVDPVDMKQIPGDSTRFFVVEQSGVIRVFQNNATVSSSAVFLDIKNKVQDGGERGLLGLAFHPDFKTNGFFYLNYTAGNPLKTVIARYKASTATAERADPSSETVLFTFNQPYDNHNGGSMQFGKDGFLYIATGDGGSGGDPQNNAQNRKSMLGKILRVDVNGTGKGNYGIPADNPYPVGNNDGFLPEIYAYGLRNPWRISFDMDNGRLFAGDVGQNKREEIDIITKGGNYGWKLKEGVDCYEPSSNCNGQGLIEPIHDYVQSNGDRSITGGYVYRGTSIKSLAGKYIYGDFASGRIWALELDGDKKKSNAMLFESKGAISSFAQDLSGEVYYLNYGEGKIMKLVNGNLN, encoded by the coding sequence ATGAGCCTTTATTCTTTTCCAATATTCTTCCTTCTGTTATTAGGCGTCGCAACCACTTCCTGTTCCAAGGACAAGGATATTACAGAGGACCCCGGCACAATCGGAAACGCCGATACGACCCTTAAAACCAAAGATACGTTCCCTGCCTTGAAATTTGTAGATCCGGTGGATATGAAGCAGATTCCCGGAGATAGCACCCGTTTTTTCGTTGTTGAGCAGTCGGGAGTTATCAGGGTTTTTCAAAACAATGCGACTGTTTCAAGCAGCGCTGTTTTTTTAGATATTAAAAACAAAGTCCAGGATGGCGGTGAACGCGGCCTGCTCGGGCTGGCTTTCCATCCGGATTTCAAGACCAACGGCTTCTTTTATCTTAATTACACGGCCGGAAATCCTTTAAAAACCGTCATAGCACGCTACAAAGCCTCCACAGCCACAGCTGAACGCGCCGATCCTTCCAGCGAAACGGTCCTGTTTACATTTAACCAGCCTTACGATAACCACAATGGCGGCTCGATGCAATTCGGCAAGGATGGCTTTTTGTACATTGCCACAGGCGATGGCGGCAGCGGCGGTGACCCGCAAAACAATGCGCAAAACCGTAAATCAATGCTGGGAAAAATCCTTCGTGTGGATGTCAACGGGACTGGAAAAGGCAATTATGGCATTCCCGCAGATAATCCATATCCGGTTGGAAATAATGATGGTTTCCTGCCTGAAATATATGCTTATGGTCTGCGGAATCCCTGGCGGATCAGCTTTGATATGGATAATGGCCGCCTTTTTGCCGGGGATGTAGGGCAGAACAAGCGCGAAGAAATTGACATCATTACCAAAGGTGGAAATTACGGCTGGAAGCTCAAAGAAGGAGTGGATTGCTACGAGCCTTCATCCAATTGCAATGGACAGGGCCTTATCGAACCGATCCATGATTATGTCCAAAGCAATGGCGACAGATCTATAACTGGCGGCTACGTTTACAGGGGAACATCCATTAAAAGTTTGGCAGGCAAATACATATATGGCGATTTTGCCAGCGGAAGAATCTGGGCGCTGGAACTGGATGGTGACAAAAAGAAGAGCAATGCCATGCTGTTTGAAAGCAAAGGTGCTATTTCTTCCTTCGCCCAGGATCTGAGCGGTGAGGTTTACTATCTGAATTACGGCGAAGGCAAGATAATGAAGCTGGTTAACGGAAATTTAAATTGA
- a CDS encoding transglutaminase-like domain-containing protein, with protein sequence MNQREIKALISLLDDEDHEVSQHVEGKILSLGGNVIPFLETEWEESFNPIVQRKIEELIHELQLSIMIERLQSWKNGGALDLLEGMWIISTYHYPDLSMEKLRTTIEQLYYDIWIQFQEEMNAVDQIKRINSIFFGVMNFAANTKNFHSPSNSMVNVVLESRRGNPITLCVIYLLIARKLGMPVYGVNLPNLFVLTYKNDKTQFYINVFNRGIIFSKTDIDHYIAQLNIKSKEIFYQPCTNLEIVQRVLRNLILSYEKTSEQDKIKEIEKILKSTLDDMPDL encoded by the coding sequence ATGAACCAGAGAGAAATTAAAGCACTGATATCCTTGCTTGATGACGAAGATCATGAAGTGAGCCAGCATGTGGAGGGGAAAATCTTGTCGTTGGGTGGCAATGTCATACCATTTCTCGAAACCGAGTGGGAGGAAAGCTTCAACCCGATTGTGCAGCGTAAAATAGAAGAGTTGATACACGAATTGCAGCTGAGCATCATGATTGAGCGCTTGCAATCGTGGAAAAATGGCGGTGCGCTGGATTTGCTCGAAGGAATGTGGATCATTTCGACTTACCATTATCCGGATCTTTCCATGGAAAAACTCCGGACCACGATTGAACAGCTTTATTACGACATATGGATCCAGTTTCAGGAAGAAATGAATGCTGTAGACCAGATCAAGCGTATTAACAGCATCTTTTTTGGAGTGATGAACTTCGCGGCGAACACCAAAAACTTTCATTCGCCTTCTAATTCCATGGTTAATGTTGTGCTGGAAAGCCGGAGGGGAAACCCGATCACATTGTGCGTGATCTATCTTTTGATAGCCAGAAAGCTGGGAATGCCTGTTTATGGCGTGAACCTGCCGAATCTTTTCGTGCTGACTTACAAAAACGACAAGACGCAGTTTTATATCAATGTCTTTAACAGGGGAATTATTTTTTCCAAAACAGACATTGACCATTATATCGCGCAGCTCAATATTAAGTCGAAGGAGATATTTTACCAGCCTTGTACAAACCTCGAAATTGTACAGCGCGTGTTGCGTAACCTGATTTTATCTTACGAAAAGACGAGTGAGCAGGATAAAATAAAGGAAATTGAGAAGATCCTGAAATCCACATTGGACGATATGCCTGACTTATAG